A segment of the Phycisphaerae bacterium RAS1 genome:
GAGAATCGCGCCACCAAGCAGCGCATGCTGCGCCGCGCCGCCGAGCAGGACTGGCTCATCGTGCTGGATCACGAGCCGCAGCAACCGCTGGTGCGCGCCGCGGCGGAGGGGCGCTGGTTTCGGCTCATCCCCGCGTAGAACAGGCAGCGCTCGGCGCCGGGGCGCATCGGCGTCTCGCCGGTAGGCCCGGCGCGTCGGGTGGGACGGACGTCTGAGGCTGTGAACATCTGGGTGGGACGGGCGTCTCGCCCGTCCCTGCGGTCCCACGAACCGGCGAGATGCCCGTTCCTGATGCGGCCGGGACGGGCGAGACGCCCGTCCCACCCAATCACCGGGCGAGACGCCCGCCCCACCCAATCACCGGGCGAGACGCCCGTCCCATCCGACTATCAGTTGTTAGTGAACCGCCGCAGCACCGCCGCAATCGCTCCGGCGCTCGCCGCACGCTGCTCCGGGCGGTGTGCGAGCGCCGCCTCTGCAATAGCGTCGACCAGGCGCCGCCGATCCTCCGCAATCTCGCTGCGAGACGGCGCGGAGTCGAACCTCCGCCCCGTGAGCAGCTCGAAAAGCACCATCCCCAGCGAATACACGTCGCTGCCGATGCTCGTCTCGCCGGTAGCGCGCTGCTCCGGCGCCATGTAGGCCGGCGTGCCGATCGTCGCTCCCGCCGTCGCCGCCGCACCGATCCGCTCCGCCGAGCCGAAGTCAATCAGCTTCGGCACGTCGCCGGCGGCGATCAGGACGTTCTCCGGCTTCAGATCGCGATGCAGAACCCCGGCCGAATGCAAAGCCTCGACCCCCGCGCAGATCTGCCCGCCCAGCGACACGGCCGCCTCGACGCCCGGCGGCCCGCTTCGACCCAGCCGCGCGGCGAGACTCTCGCCGTCGATGAACTCCATGATCAGCGTGTGCCGGCCCTCGAGCACGGCGTACTCGAAGATGCGGCAGACGTTGGGGTGGTCAATGGGTCCAATCAGCGCCGCTTCATTCGTGAGGCGGGCGATCATGGTGGGATGCGCATTCCATCGGGGCAGGAGTTTCTTCAGCGCGACCTTGCGCGCCGTCGCCGCGTCGATCGCGCAGAAAACCTCGCACGTACCACCGGCGGCGACAAAGTGTTCGGCGCTCATCCCACCTATCATGCAGCTTGGGAAGGCGGGCGGATACAGGTTGCGAAGGGAGCTCTTTTTCGGAACCCGCCGCGCCAAGCGGCGGGTTGACGATCGTGGAAGATCGGCGCCACACGTGCCGAGGACGTCAACCCGCCGCTTGGCGCGGCGGGTTCGGACGGGTTGCTTCCAACAACTGAGATTACGTCTGTAGCCGCCTACGATTCGCTCAGCTTGTTCGCAAACCTCACCAGCCGCCTGTACAGCAGCCGGCCGATCGGTTCGGCCCGCGCGCTCAGCCGTGCCTGCCCGGTCACACCGTAGCGAAGCGTCTCGTCCGGCCTGTCCAGCCGGATCACCAGCTCGAAGTATGGCCGCGCCGCCTCCAGCTTGTCGGGCGCGACCGCGATGTCGCCGCCCGCCAGGTGCGTCAGCGAGGGGTGCGGCACGACCCGCGATCCGGCGGGAGTGATGCGGGAAATCACGCCGCCCAGCCCGCGCTGCGGCCGGTCCGCCGGCCGAAATTCGACGCGGTCGCCGACCTTCGGAGCGGCCGCTGCGATTTGTTCCTCGGCCAGGACCGCGCGCACTTCCCACGCGCCCGAAACCAGCGTCGCCAGCTCGCCCCCTTCCGGCACGAATACGCCCGTGTTCGCGGCGTCCAGCGCGGCGACCACCTCCCCCGCCGCCGGCGCGCGAACATCCAGCGCCGCGATTTGCTGCGTCCGGCGGGCGAGCTCAGCGGCGGCGGCGTCCGCCTTGGCCTGCTCCTGCCGCGCCAGCGACGGCTGCTCGGCCAGGTAGGCGTCTCGCTGCAACTCTGCGGCGGCAAGCCGCGCCGCGGCCGCCAGTCGCGCTTCTTCCAGCCGGTCGTTGGACAATTCCGCCAGCGGCTGGGCGGCGGCCACGATCTGCCCGCTGGCGACGCGCGGCGCCGCCAGAAATCCGTTCGTTTCCGCGCGCACGACCGTTTCCACTTCGCGCCCCAGAACCGCCGGCGCGGTGATACTCGATCGAACCGGCACGAGCGCCGCCGCCAGCGGAAGGCCGACCATGACGCTGGCCGTGACCGCGATCGCCCGGCCGCGCACCGGCGCGCACTCCTCCGCCAGCCAGGCGTATTGCACCATCTTGCGGCCCATGCCCCACAACGTCGTCACGACGAAGAGCGCGCCCAGCATCAGGCCGGCGAAATACAGTTTGGTGGCGATCAGGGCCGCGAGGCCGAGCATGATCATCACGCGGTAGCCGCTGGCCGCGACGCCGTAACCGCTGAGCACGACCGCCAGCCGCCGATCCGCCGGCGGCAGCGGACTGCGGACGCCCAGCGCGAAGCGCTTCAGCAGCGCGACGACGTACTGTGTCGCCCGCTGCCGCAGATTGGGAACTTCGAGCAGGTCGCTGGCGACGTAGTAACCGTCGTAGCGCATCAGCGGATTGATGTTGAACAGGATGGTGACCACGCTGGCCAGGAAGATCGCGTTGTACGCGGCCGAGTTCAGCACGCCCGGCCCAGTCGCGGCCCAGACGAACACCGCCAGGGCGGCGACGATCGACTCGAAATACATGCCGGCCAGGCAGATGATGATGCGCTGCAGCTTGCCGGGCAGCCCCCACGACGCGGTCGCATCCACGTAGGCGCAGGGCGTCCCCATGATGAGATACACGCCCATCTCCGGCACGTGCGCGCCGAAGTGCTTGCAGGCGTAGGCGTGGCCGAACTCGTGAATCGTCTTCAGCACGACCAGCGTCAGCCACATCAATCCCAGGTTCTGCGCCGCCAGGACGCCGTTCAGCGGCGCCCACGCCTCCTTGCCGTGCGCCAGCAGCACGCCGCCCGCGGCAAGGACCAGGCACAGCCACAGCGCAAAAAACCAGCGCGAAAACAGCGGACGAACGAAGTCGACCGTGCGCGAAAGAAACGCATCCGGGTTCCAGACCGGGATCTGAAGAAACAGAACGCTCATCAGCCGGCGCTTGGTCTGCGATTTCTGCCTCGAGGTGAATCGCCTGTAAAGCAGCTTGTCATCCGAGAAAGGCAGTTGCAGAAAACCCATGCGGTGCAGCGAGAAGACGAACTGGTAGAACGGCTCCTCGTCGTCGCGCGTTGCGCGGCCCTCCGTGACGAGTTGCTCGAATACCTCGCCCAGGCTGCGCGCGGCGTCCAGCCGGCAGAGCACGTCATAGTCGCCCGGGTCGAAGCGGTGGCTCTGAAAGGTCAGCGGATCACGCAGGACGTACGCCGCCTGCCCGCGAAAAACGTGCCGCGTCGCCTCGAGATCGTGGCGCAGCGCGACGCGCACGGCCCGAAGCCGCTCGGCAAGTTTCGGCGGCGGTTGAGACGGGGCGCTCATGACACGCTCGAATTCAATTGAACCACAGAGGCACAGAGACACAGAGAAGAGGGATAAGGGGGAAAAGGGACAGAGGGCGCGCGGGGCCGCACCAATCCCGAGCGCCCTAAATCCCCTGATCCCTCTATCCCGCTCTTCCGCATTCTCTGCGCCTCTGTGCCTCTGTGGTTCTTTTTCTCTTCACAACCAGAAATTCAACCGCAGGTAGTCAATCGCCCGGTGCAGCGTCACCCACCATACGGCCCGCCGACCCAGATGGACCTTCGCCAGCCCCTCCATCCCCGGCCGCATCCAGTCCGTGTCGACCGCGATCTCGCCCTCGGCGATGTAGACGTTGCGCCCCTCGTGCGGCTCCGGCCGCGGGCGCACGTGCGTCAGGCGGAAAGGCTGCGTCACCTCCGGACGAGCGTGGTTTGCAAATCGACCGGTAATGTCCCGTGAAAGGTCGGCCGCGATCGTCTGCGGCGCCCGCAGCTCGAGCCGCCAGTTGGAGAGCG
Coding sequences within it:
- the pknH gene encoding Serine/threonine-protein kinase PknH; this encodes MSAEHFVAAGGTCEVFCAIDAATARKVALKKLLPRWNAHPTMIARLTNEAALIGPIDHPNVCRIFEYAVLEGRHTLIMEFIDGESLAARLGRSGPPGVEAAVSLGGQICAGVEALHSAGVLHRDLKPENVLIAAGDVPKLIDFGSAERIGAAATAGATIGTPAYMAPEQRATGETSIGSDVYSLGMVLFELLTGRRFDSAPSRSEIAEDRRRLVDAIAEAALAHRPEQRAASAGAIAAVLRRFTNN
- a CDS encoding Peptidase family M50, whose product is MSAPSQPPPKLAERLRAVRVALRHDLEATRHVFRGQAAYVLRDPLTFQSHRFDPGDYDVLCRLDAARSLGEVFEQLVTEGRATRDDEEPFYQFVFSLHRMGFLQLPFSDDKLLYRRFTSRQKSQTKRRLMSVLFLQIPVWNPDAFLSRTVDFVRPLFSRWFFALWLCLVLAAGGVLLAHGKEAWAPLNGVLAAQNLGLMWLTLVVLKTIHEFGHAYACKHFGAHVPEMGVYLIMGTPCAYVDATASWGLPGKLQRIIICLAGMYFESIVAALAVFVWAATGPGVLNSAAYNAIFLASVVTILFNINPLMRYDGYYVASDLLEVPNLRQRATQYVVALLKRFALGVRSPLPPADRRLAVVLSGYGVAASGYRVMIMLGLAALIATKLYFAGLMLGALFVVTTLWGMGRKMVQYAWLAEECAPVRGRAIAVTASVMVGLPLAAALVPVRSSITAPAVLGREVETVVRAETNGFLAAPRVASGQIVAAAQPLAELSNDRLEEARLAAAARLAAAELQRDAYLAEQPSLARQEQAKADAAAAELARRTQQIAALDVRAPAAGEVVAALDAANTGVFVPEGGELATLVSGAWEVRAVLAEEQIAAAAPKVGDRVEFRPADRPQRGLGGVISRITPAGSRVVPHPSLTHLAGGDIAVAPDKLEAARPYFELVIRLDRPDETLRYGVTGQARLSARAEPIGRLLYRRLVRFANKLSES